Proteins co-encoded in one Palaemon carinicauda isolate YSFRI2023 unplaced genomic scaffold, ASM3689809v2 scaffold19, whole genome shotgun sequence genomic window:
- the vir gene encoding protein virilizer isoform X2 — MNELLFFDTFSHEVSDKVQLDLVQFPRPVQVTEIRAIPLGARVQADFPGGVRLGATNPSQFEIEYFVNDLSKRGAGTFESVGTLQYNQHGNIQMDFEKKVPTDGLLLRGNYNAITLAVYGHLTKVQREPSPPKSTKRSEVVPQPPPEKVNTHERIRDWLEDTQECRKQQPFSHDPSVDAQPDWEAKPPRSPLEYDETKQWPDERIEFNRELEREREREQRPNRGGENRERERGERENRERERRRSAERSRSRDRSWERSERSSSRRECRRDSGREGDHERERERDRGDFDRERDRERDYDRDRDRSRDREKEKGRDKEKDRDRDRDRYRERDRDRDREQRRSRESRERMEEDRPPAPEPTASRGRRSIEDERHSERSDKSARRPRTPHDVQPHPVSPFHGDSFNEEVSHPGTARDFHEREVREDPNISGAPRDLRERESREEVARSGTPRELRERELREAQEKERDFEPAEPQSVLPPLPTEIMDPISDDEELPDLPPDNTEIEEEYPPEECMDEICIDEAPPDIGVDDYEEIMSDEEDLPEDQYEEEWFVEEWEDWLKPFTPSHFQMGELGYLLSPTLTDFQIDYQHWKARFETEGQDIEDEPSQASKLETMLAEVLIPLEMPEENILETDSGEAREEAGEKWVQSVEHVCQILSKGLPYLLAKNGDAVLTTICDWIDVGVNFERALAQQQPVYKIRHVKAGVRLTQLMLQCTDEITKLLLERNIMEKLKLLYYQPHMALSIKLLILKTFDSVTRTPMGLRYYLGIADDKCEERGRNWYEIILEMLTDVQQTRAKVALSAIVRKVHIFEVCQNLMESTKMLLNHLPNLEEELKGNEELNQEEDSMDMDEVDGRIDLPPNWSANIPDSLIDAVNSCLQEIVKVHKYADQLLAQPHRWLPGSKQFQLPKNPHDPYPQLYVTFDSGDLLTSLMVLLGGLGTVQSGALIGGIKNLLDSLMSSAHGLTYMASHPFIITNVARSLLQFGEDGRDDSSDNEENPLHMVGLKMVYTFHALMQLDSLALLASSHNTDYSQAVTHFNSLTSLLLTCVGRNAVINLLSVGRNLEILFPYLKLGAGDDQDNAPTRIACFGYAVELVVLTVKFSENVEMLEQYGEKILELVDLEEAREGPKLEEHAKFCEIVPWLSITKSAESFAYDNLSNLSNNLKEHVEKLDKFSGELVTHLRIIQHLTVPKYPVSDLLPEDHNGELIEELKYKYATVQLFSADCHTYLTNLLSKLCSMYSQPSVHGSDFMASEGATVLAVIQPTLRLLKNILTYVIHARNTNFKDLTAIVPLVQTYLLLQSFPLGSQYISQSQELQQEVISILLVYTQPVYSETEGEEVLAKSLWTKMMSEVFKYLLTGPHTFMGVINLVIELLPLPLPIQTRVPLSEEESSQIINLRKLWSAHLYCLSSNIHEIIMRLGLASFPPLMHLLRRMCVALSDLAAPMALLVARATLDLVLQSHRLDQRASGEDFGPCSLQTVRVLNMLALLVSHAPTKAAILHLLRGGSPTLAAATTKTEDKYSGLVALWCRILNVAASGSHAHVQAQECLVTIIQYLCDHENAMHVSQDCNVQDGNVQVNAVPTPITLSGVPNKDTLVPIVEALIDHLRNLHSPHQSIQQVLRALMRLMEHDYGFYHIKSVMEKKRACLISLFKRLSSSFRKESQEYITSLQGALEFCQLLIETDESSTVSRTLLVTPSELASYIGWKLGGLEMQYSKYSQEKKEIIKKEEKEKEKVVKEEPAEEPTPAATAVKEEATDKSEADSKTDETEGAEVKTEEETKEELRKEETKKEPPKKEEVKKEEVVRREEPQRREDEIKERIHPLKLLENQVVAEGCEEETMESLYEDISQLINVLDQSYTSEGKDIRTVAELSEPTGPEMETLQALFASRVVWTVPVSDDEIPSFWLVPPVFEDADEMEMIPSNLLDTCRQYAGDYDLLGTLHKLVKGQGAQSLTPQKLCKAPPRYKPSAAAIRPDKRGRPFVAPMRGRSFNRGMNSRSDPFRSRPPNTSRPPSLHVDDFVALESTGHQPTGPTGYNKISFGRGKFLLDSMRGRGGRGRGDSRGGGRFFHRPPFRPDIGVRGMNPRGRGMPWIFRGDVSPRGFRGVSMNPGPTRFIRGRGMYMRGNGQGISPKERFPPKFVDRGGRRDMNGGRHMRGAFR; from the exons AGACGAAGCAGTGGCCCGACGAACGTATAGAGTTCAACAGGGAACTAGAGCGGGAAAGGGAAAGAGAGCAGAGACCCAACCGTGGTGGGGAAaacagggagagggagagaggcgagagagagaacagagagagggagaggcGCAGATCGGCGGAGAGGTCTAGGAGCAGGGACAGGTCTTGGGAGAGGAGCGAAAGGAGTAGTTCGAGACGGGAGTGTAGGAGGGATAGCGGCAGAGAAGGAGaccatgagagggagagagagcgggATAGAGGAGACTTCGATCGGGAAAGGGACAGAGAGCGAGACTACGATAGGGACAGGGATCGCTCTAGGGATAGGGAAAAGGAAAAAGGGCGGGATAAAGAGAAGGATAGGGATAGGGACAGAGACCGAtacagagaaagagacagagataGGGATCGAGAGCAGCGTCGCAGTCGTGAGAGTAGAGAGCGCATGGAAGAGGATCGACCGCCCGCGCCGGAACCCACGGCTTCCAGAGGACGACGGAGCATCGA GGATGAAAGACACTCTGAGAGATCTGACAAGTCAGCTCGACGTCCTCGCACCCCTCACGATGTCCAGCCCCATCCTGTGTCGCCCTTCCATGGGGACAGCTTCAACGAAGAGGTCAGCCACCCGGGAACGGCTCGAGACTTCCACGAAAGAGAAGTTCGGGAGGATCCGAACATTTCGGGAGCCCCTCGAGATCTGCGCGAAAGAGAGTCGCGGGAAGAAGTCGCACGCAGCGGAACGCCTCGAGAACTTAGGGAAAGGGAGCTTCGTGAGGCGCAGGAAAAGGAGAGGGACTTCGAGCCAGCGGAACCCCAGAGCGTTCTCCCTCCGTTGCCCACTGAAATTATGGACCCCATTAGTGATGACGAAGAGCTGCCTGATCTCCCTCCCGATAATACAGAAATAGAAGAAGAGTACCCACCAGAGGAATGCATGGATGAAATATGCATTGATGAAGCACCACCAGACATAG GGGTTGATGATTACGAAGAAATTATGAGTGACGAAGAGGATTTGCCCGAGGACCAGTACGAGGAAGAATGGTTTGTCGAGGAATGGGAAGACTGGTTGAAGCCTTTCACGCCTAGTCATTTCCAGATGGGCGAGCTCGGCTATCTGCTGAGCCCGACTCTCACGGACTTTCAAATCGACTACCAGCACTGGAAAGCGAGGTTCGAAACCGAAGGTCAAGATATAGAAGACGAGCCTTCTCAG GCATCGAAGCTTGAGACCATGTTAGCCGAGGTTCTCATTCCTTTGGAAATGCCCGAAGAAAATATCCTTGAAACAGATTcaggcgaagcaagggaggaagccGGAGAAAAGTGGGTCCAGAGCGTAGAACACGTTTGCCAGATTTTGTCAAAAGGACTTCCGTACCTTCTGGCTAAAAATGGAGATG CCGTCCTCACCACAATTTGTGATTGGATTGACGTAGGAGTAAATTTTGAAAGAGCTCTTGCGCAACAGCAGCCTGTGTATAAG ATACGCCACGTAAAAGCCGGCGTACGCTTAACGCAGTTAATGCTGCAGTGTACGGATGAAATCACAAAATTGCTCCTGGAACGTAACATTATGGAGAAGTTGAAGTTGCTCTACTATCAACCTCACATGGCACTTTCCATCAAGTTACTCATTCTGAA aACGTTCGACTCGGTCACGAGGACTCCCATGGGTCTGAGGTACTACTTAGGAATAGCTGATGACAAGTGTGAAGAGAGAGGCAGAAACTGGTATGAAATCATCTTGGAGATGCTCACTGACGTACAACAGACCAGGGCCAAA GTGGCATTATCAGCAATAGTGAGGAAAGTCCACATCTTTGAAGTTTGTCAGAATCTCATGGAAAGCACCAAGATGCTGCTGAATCACCTACCCAACTTGGAGGAGGAATTGAAAGGCAACGAGGAA CTTAACCAAGAAGAAGACTCAATGGACATGGATGAAGTTGACGGCCGCATTGACCTGCCACCCAATTGGAGCGCGAACATACCCGATTCCTTGATTGACGCGGTCAATTCTTGTCTGCAGGAAATAGTAAAAGTACACAAATATGCTGATCAACTCTTGGCTCAACCACATAG ATGGCTTCCAGGGTCCAAGCAGTTTCAGCTTCCAAAGAACCCCCACGATCCATATCCGCAACTCTACGTAACGTTTGACTCCGGAGATCTTCTGACGTCCCTGATGGTGCTCTTGGGTGGTTTGGGCACTGTGCAGAGCGGTGCATTGATTGGCGGCATTAAGAATCTTCTCGACAGCCTCATGTCGTCTGCACATGGTCTCACCTACATGGCTTCTCATCCCTTCATTATAACAAATGTTGCTCGGAGCTTATTGCAG tttggcgAAGACGGACGCGACGATAGCAGCGACAATGAAGAGAATCCTCTCCATATGGTTGGACTAAAAATGGTCTACACATTCCATGCATTAATGCAGTTGGATTCGTTGGCACTGCTGGCCTCATCGCACAACACGGATTACTCGCAGGCCGTCACGCACTTCAACAGCCTGACGTCCTTGCTCCTCACTTGTGTCGGGCGCAACGCTGTTATTAACCTTCTCAGTGTTGGTAGGAACTTGGAAATTCTGTTTCCCTATCTAAAACTCGGAGCAGGAGATGACCAAGATAATGCTCCCACGAGGATTGCCTGCTTTGGTTATGCAGTTGAACTTGTCGTTTTGACTGTAAAATTCTCGGAAAATGTCGAGATGCTGGAACAGTATGGTGAAAAAATACTGGAACTCGTTGACCTCGAAGAAGCCCGGGAGGGGCCTAAATTGGAGGAGCATGCTAAGTTTTGTGAAATTGTTCCTTGGTTATCCATCACAAAATCGGCTGAAAGCTTTGCTTACGACAATCTCTCCAATCTGTCGAACAATCTTAAGGAACACGTAGAGAAACTGGACAAGTTTTCGGGCGAGTTAGTAACTCATTTGAGAATCATTCAGCATTTAACGGTGCCGAAGTATCCTGTATCAGATTTATTACCGGAAGATCACAACGGCGAGCTGATAGAAGAATTGAAGTACAAGTATGCTACGGTGCAATTGTTTTCAGCTGACTGTCATACTTATCTTACTAATCTCTTATCAAAGCTATGCTCGATGTATTCGCAACCGTCCGTTCATGGATCAGACTTCATGGCTTCCGAAGGAGCAACAGTTCTGGCAGTGATTCAACCGACTTTGAGACTCTTGAAAAACATTCTTACTTACGTCATTCATGCGAGAAATACGAACTTCAAAGACTTGACTGCCATTGTTCCGCTGGTGCAGACGTATCTCCTGCTGCAGTCCTTTCCGCTCGGATCGCAGTACATCTCCCAGAGTCAGGAACTACAGCAGGAGGTGATTAGCATACTGCTCGTGTACACTCAGCCGGTTTACTCGGAAACAGAGGGAGAGGAGGTGCTTGCTAAGAGTCTTTGGACCAAAATGATGTCAGAG GTATTCAAGTATTTACTGACCGGTCCTCATACATTTATGGGAGTCATAAACTTGGTGATAGAACTCTTACCGCTACCTTTGCCTATACAAACACGTGTGCCACTTTCCGAAGAGGAATCATCTCAGATAATCAATTTGCGCAAGTTGTGGAGTGCTCACTTGTATTGTCTATCTTCGAACATTCATGAAATTATCATGCGATTAGGCCTAGCGAGTTTTCCGCCCCTAATGCACCTGCTGAGACGAATGTGCGTTGCTCTGTCGGACTTGGCAGCGCCTATGGCCCTGCTCGTAGCTCGAGCAACGTTGGACCTCGTCCTTCAGTCCCATCGTCTAGATCAGCGGGCTTCAGGCGAAGACTTCGGACCTTGCTCGTTGCAGACAGTTCGCGTCCTGAACATGTTGGCATTGTTAGTGTCGCATGCCCCTACTAAGGCAGCGATACTTCACCTATTGCGAGGTGGGTCGCCCACTTTGGCCGCAGCAACGACCAAAACCGAAGACAAGTATTCGGGGCTGGTTGCTCTGTGGTGTCGCATTCTGAATGTCGCTGCAAGTGGGTCTCATGCGCACGTTCAGGCGCAGGAGTGCTTAGTGACGATAATCCAGTACCTCTGCGATCACGAAAATGCAATGCACGTGTCGCAAGACTGCAACGTGCAAGACGGAAATGTGCAGGTCAATGCGGTTCCGACTCCCATAACGTTAAGTGGTGTGCCCAACAAAGACACGCTGGTACCTATAGTTGAAGCTTTGATAGACCATCTCAGGAACCTTCACAGTCCTCATCAATCAATACAACAAGTTCTCAGAGCACTGATGAGGCTCATGGAACATGATTACGGGTTTTATCATATTAAGAG CGTGATGGAGAAAAAGAGAGCGTGTCTGATCAGCCTCTTCAAGAGGCTCAGCTCGTCCTTCCGGAAAGAGTCTCAAGAATATATAACGTCCCTCCAGGGCGCCCTCGAGTTCTGTCAGCTCCTCATCGAAACCGACGAATCCTCCACCGTGTCCCGGACCTTGCTCGTTACGCCGTCGGAGTTAGCTAGTTACATTGGCTGGAAGTTGGGAGGTCTTGAAATGCAGTATTCCAAATATTCTCAGGAAAAGAAAGAGATaatcaagaaagaagaaaaagagaaagagaaggtcGTTAAAGAGGAACCGGCAGAGGAGCCAACCCCTGCGGCTACAGCCGTGAAAGAAGAAGCGACGGATAAAAGCGAAGCGGATTCGAAGACTGACGAGACTGAAGGAGCTGAGGTTAAGACCGAAGAAGAAACGAAGGAAGAATTGAGAAAAGAGGAGACGAAGAAGGAGCCGCCAAAGAAAGAGGAGGTTAAAAAGGAGGAAGTAGTAAGAAGAGAAGAACCTCAGAGAAGGGAGGATGAGATTAAAGAGCGTATACATCCTCTGAAATTGTTAGAAAATCAAGTTGTG gCTGAAGGCTGTGAAGAAGAGACCATGGAATCACTGTATGAAGATATTTCTCAGTTGATTAATGTTCTGGATCAATCATATACTTCCGAGGGTAAAG ATATACGGACCGTTGCAGAACTGAGCGAGCCCACGGGCCCAGAAATGGAGACCTTGCAAGCGCTCTTTGCCTCGAGGGTCGTCTGGACCGTTCCCGTGTCTGACGATGAGATTCCATCATTCTGGTTGGTTCCTCCTGTGTTTGAGGATGCAGATGAAATGGAAATG ATACCAAGTAACCTCCTGGATACATGCCGTCAATATGCAGGAGACTACGATCTCTTGGGAACTCTGCACAAATTAGTCAAAGGTCAGGGAGCTCAGTCGCTCACGCCACAAAAGTTATGCAAAGCGCCACCCAGGTACAAGCCCAGTGCGGCTGCAATACGCCCCGACAAGAGAGGGAGACCTTTCG TGGCACCCATGAGAGGTCGTTCGTTCAACAGGGGAATGAACTCAAGAAGCGACCCGTTCCGTTCCCGTCCTCCAAACACATCGAGGCCACCGTCACTTCACGTGGATGATTTTGTTGCTCTTGAAAGCACCGGTCATCAGCCAACCGGCCCTACAGGATACAACAAAATTTCATTTGGCCGTGGAAAG TTTTTGCTCGATTCAATGCGAGGACGTGGCGGTCGAGGTCGCGGAGACAGCCGCGGAGGAGGTAGATTCTTCCACAGACCACCATTCAGACCAGATATTG GTGTACGTGGAATGAACCCCAGGGGCCGAGGAATGCCTTGGATTTTCCGCGGTGACGTTTCTCCGAGAGGATTCAGGGGAGTGTCTATGAACCCTGGGCCGACCAGGTTCATCCGAGGCCGGGGAATGTACATGAGAGGCAACGGACAGGGAATCAGCCCTAAGGAAAGGTTCCCACCCAAGTTCGTAGATCGCGGGGGAAGGAGAGATATGAACGGCGGGAGGCACATGAGAGGGGCGTTTAGATGA